A single genomic interval of Marmota flaviventris isolate mMarFla1 chromosome 14, mMarFla1.hap1, whole genome shotgun sequence harbors:
- the E2f6 gene encoding transcription factor E2F6 isoform X1 → MREDGGPGVLTAAGHPRPLAAAAAGAHGLVGPRRAGRPSQAAPSRRPRACSVPGIGKPARRGCRSIPPQKAGELAGARGAGRPLGSMSQQRPARRLPSLLVDPAEETVRRRCRDPINVESLLPSKIRINLEDNVQYVSMRKALKVKRPRFDVSLVYLTRKFMDLVRSAPGGILDLNKVATKLGVRKRRVYDITNVLDGIDLVEKKSKNHIRWIGSDLNNLGAVPQQKKLQEELSDLSAMEDALDELIKDCAQQLFELTDDKENERLAYVTYQDIHSIQAFHEQIVIAVKAPEETRLDVPAPKEDSITVHIRSTRGPIDVYLCEVEQNHSNGKTSDRVGTSSSKSKHPEHPEKGENLQQGGSACQLILSMKGNLPWHLRQ, encoded by the exons ATGCGGGAAGATGGCGGGCCCGGCGTCCTGACCGCGGCGGGTCACCCTCGTCCCctcgcggcggcggcggcgggagctCACGGGCTCGTGGGGCCGCGGCGGGCGGGGCGGCCGAGCCAGGCGGCGCCCTCCAGGAGGCCGCGAGCCTGCTCCGTGCCCGGCATTGGGAAGCCGGCGCGTCGGGGGTGCCGCTCGATCCCGCCGCAGAAGGCGGGAGAGCTCGCAGGCGCGAGGGGCGCGGGGCGCCCGCTCGGCAGCATGAGTCAGCAGCGACCGGCGAGGAGACTGCCGAGCCTTCTCGTGGACCCGGCGGAGGAGACGGTGCGCCGCCGCTGCCGCGACCCCATCAACGTGGAGAGCCTGCTG cCATCGAAAATAAGGATTAATTTAGAAGATAATGTACAATATGTGTCCATGAGAA AAGCTCTAAAAGTGAAGAGACCTCGTTTTGATGTATCACTAGTTTACTTAACTAGAAAATTTATGGATCTCGTCAGATCTGCCCCTGGGGGCATTCTCGACTTAAACAAGGTTGCAACAAAACTGGGAGTGCGAAAACGAAGGGTCTATGACATTACCAATGTCTTAGACGGAATTGACCTCGTTGAGAAAAAATCTAAGAACCATATTCGATGGAT AGGATCTGATCTTAACAATTTGGGAGCAGTACCCCAACAAAAGAAGCTGCAAGAGGAACTTTCAGACTTATCAGCAATGGAAGATGCTTTGGATGAGTTAATTAAGGATTGTGCTCAACAGTTATTTGAGTTAAcagatgataaagaaaatgaaaga CTAGCGTATGTAACGTATCAAGATATTCATAGCATTCAAGCCTTCCACGAACAGATTGTTATTGCAGTTAAAGCTCCAGAAGAAACCAGATTGGATGTTCCAGCTCCCAAAGAA GACTCTATCACTGTACACATAAGGAGCACCAGAGGACCCATTGATGTGTATTTATGTGAAGTGGAGCAAAACCATTCAAATGGCAAAACATCTGACAGGGTAGGGACCTCTTCATCTAAAAGCAAACATCCAGAACACCCTGAGAAAG GAGAAAATCTTCAGCAAG GTGGTTCTGCCTGCCAGCTGATTCTGAGCATGAAAG GCAACCTTCCGTGGCATCtgagacaatga
- the E2f6 gene encoding transcription factor E2F6 isoform X3, whose translation MREDGGPGVLTAAGHPRPLAAAAAGAHGLVGPRRAGRPSQAAPSRRPRACSVPGIGKPARRGCRSIPPQKAGELAGARGAGRPLGSMSQQRPARRLPSLLVDPAEETVRRRCRDPINVESLLPSKIRINLEDNVQYVSMRKALKVKRPRFDVSLVYLTRKFMDLVRSAPGGILDLNKVATKLGVRKRRVYDITNVLDGIDLVEKKSKNHIRWIGSDLNNLGAVPQQKKLQEELSDLSAMEDALDELIKDCAQQLFELTDDKENERLAYVTYQDIHSIQAFHEQIVIAVKAPEETRLDVPAPKEDSITVHIRSTRGPIDVYLCEVEQNHSNGKTSDRVGTSSSKSKHPEHPEKGENLQQGNLPWHLRQ comes from the exons ATGCGGGAAGATGGCGGGCCCGGCGTCCTGACCGCGGCGGGTCACCCTCGTCCCctcgcggcggcggcggcgggagctCACGGGCTCGTGGGGCCGCGGCGGGCGGGGCGGCCGAGCCAGGCGGCGCCCTCCAGGAGGCCGCGAGCCTGCTCCGTGCCCGGCATTGGGAAGCCGGCGCGTCGGGGGTGCCGCTCGATCCCGCCGCAGAAGGCGGGAGAGCTCGCAGGCGCGAGGGGCGCGGGGCGCCCGCTCGGCAGCATGAGTCAGCAGCGACCGGCGAGGAGACTGCCGAGCCTTCTCGTGGACCCGGCGGAGGAGACGGTGCGCCGCCGCTGCCGCGACCCCATCAACGTGGAGAGCCTGCTG cCATCGAAAATAAGGATTAATTTAGAAGATAATGTACAATATGTGTCCATGAGAA AAGCTCTAAAAGTGAAGAGACCTCGTTTTGATGTATCACTAGTTTACTTAACTAGAAAATTTATGGATCTCGTCAGATCTGCCCCTGGGGGCATTCTCGACTTAAACAAGGTTGCAACAAAACTGGGAGTGCGAAAACGAAGGGTCTATGACATTACCAATGTCTTAGACGGAATTGACCTCGTTGAGAAAAAATCTAAGAACCATATTCGATGGAT AGGATCTGATCTTAACAATTTGGGAGCAGTACCCCAACAAAAGAAGCTGCAAGAGGAACTTTCAGACTTATCAGCAATGGAAGATGCTTTGGATGAGTTAATTAAGGATTGTGCTCAACAGTTATTTGAGTTAAcagatgataaagaaaatgaaaga CTAGCGTATGTAACGTATCAAGATATTCATAGCATTCAAGCCTTCCACGAACAGATTGTTATTGCAGTTAAAGCTCCAGAAGAAACCAGATTGGATGTTCCAGCTCCCAAAGAA GACTCTATCACTGTACACATAAGGAGCACCAGAGGACCCATTGATGTGTATTTATGTGAAGTGGAGCAAAACCATTCAAATGGCAAAACATCTGACAGGGTAGGGACCTCTTCATCTAAAAGCAAACATCCAGAACACCCTGAGAAAG GAGAAAATCTTCAGCAAG GCAACCTTCCGTGGCATCtgagacaatga
- the E2f6 gene encoding transcription factor E2F6 isoform X2, whose amino-acid sequence MREDGGPGVLTAAGHPRPLAAAAAGAHGLVGPRRAGRPSQAAPSRRPRACSVPGIGKPARRGCRSIPPQKAGELAGARGAGRPLGSMSQQRPARRLPSLLVDPAEETVRRRCRDPINVESLLPSKIRINLEDNVQYVSMRKALKVKRPRFDVSLVYLTRKFMDLVRSAPGGILDLNKVATKLGVRKRRVYDITNVLDGIDLVEKKSKNHIRWIGSDLNNLGAVPQQKKLQEELSDLSAMEDALDELIKDCAQQLFELTDDKENERLAYVTYQDIHSIQAFHEQIVIAVKAPEETRLDVPAPKEDSITVHIRSTRGPIDVYLCEVEQNHSNGKTSDRVGTSSSKSKHPEHPEKGENLQQGEDVLEVNN is encoded by the exons ATGCGGGAAGATGGCGGGCCCGGCGTCCTGACCGCGGCGGGTCACCCTCGTCCCctcgcggcggcggcggcgggagctCACGGGCTCGTGGGGCCGCGGCGGGCGGGGCGGCCGAGCCAGGCGGCGCCCTCCAGGAGGCCGCGAGCCTGCTCCGTGCCCGGCATTGGGAAGCCGGCGCGTCGGGGGTGCCGCTCGATCCCGCCGCAGAAGGCGGGAGAGCTCGCAGGCGCGAGGGGCGCGGGGCGCCCGCTCGGCAGCATGAGTCAGCAGCGACCGGCGAGGAGACTGCCGAGCCTTCTCGTGGACCCGGCGGAGGAGACGGTGCGCCGCCGCTGCCGCGACCCCATCAACGTGGAGAGCCTGCTG cCATCGAAAATAAGGATTAATTTAGAAGATAATGTACAATATGTGTCCATGAGAA AAGCTCTAAAAGTGAAGAGACCTCGTTTTGATGTATCACTAGTTTACTTAACTAGAAAATTTATGGATCTCGTCAGATCTGCCCCTGGGGGCATTCTCGACTTAAACAAGGTTGCAACAAAACTGGGAGTGCGAAAACGAAGGGTCTATGACATTACCAATGTCTTAGACGGAATTGACCTCGTTGAGAAAAAATCTAAGAACCATATTCGATGGAT AGGATCTGATCTTAACAATTTGGGAGCAGTACCCCAACAAAAGAAGCTGCAAGAGGAACTTTCAGACTTATCAGCAATGGAAGATGCTTTGGATGAGTTAATTAAGGATTGTGCTCAACAGTTATTTGAGTTAAcagatgataaagaaaatgaaaga CTAGCGTATGTAACGTATCAAGATATTCATAGCATTCAAGCCTTCCACGAACAGATTGTTATTGCAGTTAAAGCTCCAGAAGAAACCAGATTGGATGTTCCAGCTCCCAAAGAA GACTCTATCACTGTACACATAAGGAGCACCAGAGGACCCATTGATGTGTATTTATGTGAAGTGGAGCAAAACCATTCAAATGGCAAAACATCTGACAGGGTAGGGACCTCTTCATCTAAAAGCAAACATCCAGAACACCCTGAGAAAG GAGAAAATCTTCAGCAAGGTGAAGACGTGCTTGAAGTGAACAACTGA